Proteins encoded by one window of Bacillus sp. DTU_2020_1000418_1_SI_GHA_SEK_038:
- a CDS encoding tyrosine-protein phosphatase — protein sequence MIDIHCHILPGVDDGAKEYIESIGMAKHAASKGIRTIFATPHHKNGWHNNKAKGILARVNKLNKKLKRRKIPIEILPGQEPRIYGELVEDYKAGKILTLNNQHKYLLIELPDSHVPAYAGELLFNLQLEGITPIIVHPERNVQIRKNPDILYRFVMNGSATQITASSLLGEKGRTFKRFSKQLIKHHLTHFIASDSHRLSRNAFKLPEAYEFINREFGKDYVHIFQENARSILNGNEIIRENPSEIKTRRWFGF from the coding sequence ATGATTGATATTCATTGTCATATTCTCCCTGGAGTTGATGATGGGGCAAAAGAATATATCGAAAGTATAGGTATGGCAAAACATGCAGCTAGTAAAGGAATACGGACTATTTTTGCAACACCTCATCACAAAAATGGCTGGCATAATAATAAGGCAAAAGGAATTCTTGCAAGAGTCAATAAACTTAACAAAAAATTAAAGAGGAGAAAAATTCCTATTGAAATTCTGCCTGGTCAAGAACCACGTATTTATGGAGAGCTTGTTGAAGATTATAAAGCCGGAAAAATACTAACTCTTAATAATCAGCATAAATATTTACTAATCGAATTACCAGATTCACATGTACCTGCTTATGCGGGGGAATTATTATTTAATTTACAATTAGAAGGAATCACTCCCATTATTGTACATCCAGAAAGAAATGTTCAGATAAGGAAAAATCCTGATATTTTGTATCGATTCGTGATGAATGGGTCAGCTACTCAAATTACCGCTTCAAGCCTATTAGGTGAAAAAGGCAGGACTTTTAAAAGGTTTTCTAAACAATTAATTAAGCATCACTTAACACATTTTATTGCATCCGACTCACACCGCTTATCTAGGAATGCATTTAAATTGCCTGAAGCATACGAGTTCATAAATCGGGAGTTTGGAAAGGATTATGTCCATATCTTTCAAGAGAATGCTAGATCAATTTTGAATGGAAATGAAATCATTAGAGAAAATCCTAGTGAAATAAAAACAAGAAGATGGTTTGGTTTTTAA
- a CDS encoding CpsD/CapB family tyrosine-protein kinase: protein MAFFRKKEKINIRQLITLTNPNSPISEQYRTIRTNIEYSNIDRENRLIMITSSNPGEGKTITSANLAVVFAQQGKKVLLIDADFRKPRVHEVFRKRNITGLTSVLYKQKPLKEAIDNTRINNLYVLTSGPITPNPSELLSSKSMSELLKNIRNQFDFIIIDTPPVLPVTDAQILANQCDGVVLAINYGKTKKQEAEKAKSLLLNAKAKIIGAVLNNTKDHFQDYYYSDYY, encoded by the coding sequence CTGGCATTCTTTAGGAAGAAAGAAAAAATAAATATAAGACAACTAATTACGCTTACTAATCCAAATTCTCCAATTTCCGAGCAATATAGAACGATCCGAACTAATATTGAATACTCTAATATTGATCGGGAAAACCGTTTGATCATGATTACTTCTTCAAACCCAGGTGAAGGTAAAACCATTACTTCCGCAAATCTAGCAGTTGTGTTTGCCCAACAAGGAAAAAAAGTACTATTAATAGATGCCGATTTTCGTAAGCCAAGGGTTCATGAAGTATTTCGGAAAAGGAATATTACAGGCCTAACATCGGTTTTATATAAACAAAAGCCTTTAAAGGAAGCTATAGATAATACAAGAATTAATAATCTCTATGTATTGACTAGCGGACCAATCACTCCTAATCCCTCAGAGTTACTTAGTTCTAAATCAATGAGTGAATTATTAAAAAACATTCGGAACCAATTTGATTTTATCATTATTGATACACCACCAGTCCTTCCTGTAACTGATGCACAAATACTCGCTAATCAGTGTGATGGTGTGGTATTGGCCATAAATTACGGAAAGACAAAGAAACAAGAGGCAGAAAAGGCAAAGTCCTTATTATTAAATGCAAAAGCCAAGATTATTGGGGCAGTTCTAAATAATACTAAGGATCATTTTCAGGATTACTATTACAGTGATTATTACTAA
- a CDS encoding YveK family protein has protein sequence MQENIQIQDIINIIKKRVFLIVCITSLSVLISGVVSYFWLTPIYESSTQLLINQKKTDQQSGNSINVQENLELINTYRVIIKSPVILDLVRAEMNLDRSVKELSEQVSISSEQNSQVVTITVEDPEPKVAVEIANSIASVFMNEIQNIMNIDNVTILSLANEESSSEPVKPRLILNMLITFTLSLLMVIGLIFLFEYLDDTIKSEQDIKLILELPVLGSIPKQTVRDFEKENKKKSDKMGRKNLWGFWHSLGRKKK, from the coding sequence ATGCAAGAGAACATACAGATACAAGATATAATAAATATTATCAAGAAGCGGGTATTTCTAATTGTGTGTATCACATCTCTGTCAGTTCTTATCAGTGGAGTTGTCAGTTACTTTTGGTTAACTCCTATTTACGAATCTTCCACTCAGTTGTTAATTAACCAAAAAAAGACCGATCAACAATCCGGCAACTCGATCAATGTTCAAGAAAATCTGGAATTAATAAATACGTATAGAGTTATCATTAAAAGTCCCGTCATTTTAGATTTAGTAAGAGCAGAAATGAATTTAGATAGATCAGTAAAAGAACTCAGTGAACAAGTCAGTATATCTAGTGAGCAAAATTCACAAGTTGTAACGATTACAGTAGAAGATCCGGAACCAAAGGTTGCTGTGGAGATTGCCAATTCGATAGCAAGTGTATTTATGAACGAAATACAAAACATTATGAATATAGACAATGTTACAATCCTATCACTGGCAAATGAGGAGAGCAGCAGCGAACCTGTTAAGCCACGTTTAATTTTAAATATGTTAATAACTTTTACATTGAGTTTATTAATGGTAATTGGACTCATATTTCTCTTTGAATATTTAGACGACACAATAAAGTCAGAACAGGATATTAAATTAATTTTAGAGTTGCCAGTATTAGGATCGATCCCGAAACAAACAGTTCGTGACTTTGAAAAAGAAAACAAAAAAAAGTCTGATAAGATGGGGAGGAAGAACCTGTGGGGTTTCTGGCATTCTTTAGGAAGAAAGAAAAAATAA